From one Eucalyptus grandis isolate ANBG69807.140 chromosome 9, ASM1654582v1, whole genome shotgun sequence genomic stretch:
- the LOC104418865 gene encoding purple acid phosphatase 2, translating into MAVLGCSSCCSVAVVGAVLVLVLVLNGADLCNGGKTSTFVRKVEKTVDMPLNSDVFRVPPGYNAPQQVHITQGDHVGKGVIVSWVTSDEPGSSTVRYWSENSEHKKKAKGKVNHYKFYNYTSGYIHHCTLKNLMYNTKYYYEVGIGHTVRQFWFNTPPEVGPDVPYTFGLIGDLGQTFDSNRTLTHYEHNPQKGQTLLYVGDLSYADDYPDHDNVKWDTWGRFVERSVAYQPWIWTAGNHEIDFAPELGENKPFKPFSHRYHVPYRASNSTAPFWYSIKRASAYIIVLSSYSAYGKYTPQYNWLQGELPKVNRTETPWLIVLVHSPWYNSYNYHYMEGETMRVMFESWFVQYKVDVVFAGHVHAYERSERVSNIAYNIVNGLCTPVPNQSAPVYITIGDGGNIEGLANNMTEPQPKYSAYREASFGHAMFDIKNRTHAYYSWHRNHDGYAVEADSMWFFNRFWHPINDSTSI; encoded by the exons ATGGCTGTTCTGGGATGTTCATCTTGCTGTTCAGTGGCTGTTGTTGGGgctgttcttgttcttgttctggttttgAATGGGGCTGATCTGTGCAATGGAGGGAAGACGAGCACTTTCGTCCGTAAAGTGGAGAAAACTGTGGACATGCCTCTAAATAGCGATGTTTTCCGAGTGCCTCCTGGCTATAATGCCCCTCAACAG GTACATATTACACAAGGAGATCACGTGGGAAAAGGGGTGATCGTGTCATGGGTGACTTCGGATGAACCTGGGTCCAGTACAGTGCGTTACTGGAGTGAAAACAGCGAGCacaagaaaaaggcaaagggcAAAGTTAATCATTATAAGTTCTACAATTATACTTCTGGTTACATCCACCATTGCACCCTCAAAAACTTGATG TACAACACCAAATACTATTATGAGGTTGGAATTGGACACACGGTCCGACAATTCTGGTTCAATACTCCTCCAGAGGTTGGCCCTGATGTTCCGTATACTTTTGGTCTCATAG GGGATCTTGGTCAGACTTTTGATTCAAACCGAACACTCACCCATTATGAGCATAATCCGCAAAAAGGACAGACTCTATTGTATGTTGGAGACTTGTCATACGCGGATGATTATCCCGACCACGACAATGTGAAGTGGGATACATGGGGAAGGTTTGTCGAAAGAAGTGTAGCTTATCAACCCTGGATATGGACAGCAGGCAATCACGAAATCGACTTTGCTCCTGAACTC GGCGAAAATAAACCCTTCAAGCCCTTTTCGCACAGATACCATGTCCCTTATAGAGCATCAAACAGCACTGCACCCTTTTGGTACTCAATCAAGAGGGCTTCGGCTTACATTATAGTCTTATCGTCATACTCTGCATATG GTAAATATACTCCCCAGTACAACTGGCTTCAAGGAGAGCTGCCGAAAGTTAACAGGACCGAGACACCGTGGCTGATTGTTTTGGTGCACTCTCCGTGGTACAATAGCTACAACTATCACTACATGGAGGGAGAAACCATGAGAGTGATGTTCGAATCGTGGTTTGTGCAATACAAAGTTGATGTGGTGTTTGCAGGGCATGTCCATGCCTATGAACGATCT GAACGTGTATCCAACATTGCATACAACATCGTGAACGGCTTGTGCACCCCTGTTCCCAATCAATCAGCTCCAGTGTACATAACGATTGGCGATGGAGGCAATATTGAAGGTTTGGCCAACAA TATGACGGAACCCCAGCCAAAATACTCAGCCTACCGGGAAGCCAGCTTTGGCCATGCGATGTTTGATATTAAGAACCGAACGCACGCATATTATAGTTGGCACAGAAATCACGATGGGTATGCAGTGGAAGCCGATTCTATGTGGTTCTTCAATAGATTTTGGCATCCAATCAACGATTCGACAAGCATTTAA